A DNA window from Xiphias gladius isolate SHS-SW01 ecotype Sanya breed wild chromosome 3, ASM1685928v1, whole genome shotgun sequence contains the following coding sequences:
- the nptx2a gene encoding neuronal pentraxin-2a, with protein sequence MLTLVVGLLYLVSGHAVRAQDATGSRFVCNAIPPGAEPGCGYVSSGNRVQSSSPVEDELRNTIIQLRETTLQQKETIMSQQGTIKELNSKLARCEAAADVSPQGKSRGQGSRRKEYGKNTMGDLPRDPSETIDQLGKTMQSLKGRLENLEQQSLRLPSTNVSAGGVSALTPLPPELRELLRQRLGALETQLLRKVAELEEEKSQLYNETAAHRQRTESALNSLLERITELEKSNNAFKSPEDFKVSLPLRTNYLYGRIKKSLPEMYAFTVCMWLKSSASPGIGTPFSYGVPGQANEIVLIEWGNNPIELLVNDKVAQLPLSVSDGRWHHICITWTTRDGFWEAYQDGERLGTGDNLAPWHPIKPGGVIILGQEQDVVGGRFDATQAFVGELSQFNMWDRVLRPVDIMGLANCSAYMPGNVVPWIDANVEVFGGASKAALEICEDRAFDS encoded by the exons ATGCTGACTTTAGTGGTTGGACTGCTGTACCTGGTCAGTGGACACGCCGTGCGAGCCCAGGATGCTACAGGTAGCCGCTTCGTTTGTAACGCCATCCCCCCGGGCGCAGAGCCAGGTTGCGGGTACGTTTCGTCGGGGAACCGTGTCCAGAGCAGCAGCCCCGTGGAGGACGAGCTGCGGAACACGATCATTCAACTCCGGGAGACCACCCTGCAGCAGAAGGAGACCATCATGAGCCAGCAGGGAACCATCAAGGAGCTCAACTCCAAGCTGGCGCGCTGCGAGGCGGCAGCCGACGTGTCGCCGCAGGGCAAGTCCCGGGGTCAGGGCTCCAGGCGGAAGGAGTACGGCAAGAACACCATGGGGGATCTGCCCCGCGACCCCAGCGAGACCATAGACCAGCTTGGCAAGACCATGCAGAGTCTCAAGGGTCGGCTGGAGAACTTGGAG CAGCAGAGTTTGCGTCTCCCCAGCACAAATGTGTCGGCTGGAGGTGTCTCTGCCCTGACTCCCTTGCCACCAGAGCTGCGGGAGCTGCTGCGGCAGCGTCTGGGGGCGCTGGAGACCCAGCTCCTTCGGAAGGTggctgagctggaggaggagaagagccAGCTCTACAATGAAACAGCGGCCCACCGCCAGCGTACCGAGAGCGCTCTCAATTCCCTCCTGGAGAGGATCACTGAGCTTGAGAAAA GTAATAATGCCTTCAAGTCGCCTGAGGATTTCAAGGTGTCCCTCCCTCTTCGTACTAACTACCTGTATGGCCGCATCAAGAAAAGCCTCCCAGAAATGTACGCCTTCACCGTGTGCATGTGGCTCAAGTCCAGTGCCAGTCCCGGCATAGGCACCCCGTTCTCTTATGGAGTGCCAGGCCAGGCCAACGAGATAGTCCTCATTGAATGGGGGAACAACCCCATCGAGCTACTGGTTAATGATAAG GTGGCCCAGCTCCCCCTGTCAGTGAGTGACGGGCGCTGGCATCACATCTGCATCACCTGGACAACCAGAGACGGTTTCTGGGAGGCGTACCAGGATGGCGAGCGTCTAGGCACCGGGGACAACTTGGCCCCCTGGCACCCAATTAAACCTGGAGGGGTGATCATCCTGGGCCAGGAGCAG GATGTCGTCGGAGGCCGTTTTGACGCCACCCAGGCCTTCGTGGGCGAGCTGAGCCAGTTCAACATGTGGGACAGAGTACTGCGACCTGTGGACATCATGGGTCTGGCCAACTGCTCAGCTTACATGCCGGGCAACGTGGTTCCTTGGATTGATGCTAACGTGGAAGTGTTTGGCGGTGCAAGTAAAGCTGCCCTGGAGATCTGCGAAGATCGGGCTTTTGATTCCTAA